In Burkholderia sp. WP9, a genomic segment contains:
- a CDS encoding APC family permease produces MSEPYSPTRAVDAENAVELKGNTLGLWQIVFLVISAAAPLTGMLGAVPPAISLGNGAGIPGAFVVAGVVLLIFSVGFASMSRHVVRAGAFYAYITAGLGRPLGMAGALVALMSYTFIQIALYGLFGFFCTVILSPLLHTGLPWYGYSLICVAVVQFTGIRGIDLNSRLLGVLMCLELGILLLLAIAIVVHGGGPNGLTLAPFTPQHVFSGHLGIAVMFAFASFIGFEATAIYGKECRDPKVTVPRATYVSVMLILVFFAFVTWTIVCAYGLADVVTVATKQPGDFWFIQSGKYLGGAVTTVMSFLLLSSIFASLLSFHNTLVRYIHALSLEGILPQVLTRVHEKYRSPYRASYLQTLSVCVLLGLFIAAGSDAFNIVFSWSSALGTIGIVMLQAVTSFSVIAFFRKTRKDTRVWHSLVAPLVGGLGLLYIGVILVRNLDALSGSDSPIVKSFPWIVFTVACVGVVIGLILRRKRPDIYARFGQ; encoded by the coding sequence ATGAGTGAACCTTATTCTCCGACCCGTGCGGTCGACGCGGAGAACGCCGTGGAATTGAAAGGCAATACGCTGGGCCTGTGGCAGATCGTTTTCCTCGTGATTTCGGCGGCCGCGCCGCTGACCGGCATGCTCGGCGCGGTGCCGCCCGCGATCAGTCTGGGCAACGGCGCGGGCATTCCGGGCGCGTTCGTGGTTGCGGGCGTGGTGCTACTGATCTTCAGCGTCGGCTTTGCTTCGATGAGCCGGCACGTGGTGCGTGCCGGTGCGTTCTATGCATACATCACCGCCGGACTTGGACGGCCGTTGGGCATGGCCGGCGCGCTCGTCGCACTAATGTCGTACACGTTCATCCAGATCGCGCTATACGGGCTGTTCGGATTCTTCTGCACTGTGATTCTCTCGCCGCTGCTGCATACCGGCTTACCCTGGTACGGCTATTCGTTGATCTGCGTAGCCGTGGTGCAATTCACCGGAATACGCGGTATCGATCTGAATAGCCGCCTGCTCGGCGTGCTGATGTGTCTTGAACTGGGCATTCTGCTGCTGCTCGCAATTGCGATCGTCGTGCATGGTGGCGGACCCAACGGCCTAACGCTGGCGCCGTTCACGCCGCAACATGTGTTCAGCGGCCACCTCGGCATTGCGGTGATGTTCGCGTTTGCGTCGTTCATCGGCTTCGAGGCCACCGCGATTTACGGTAAGGAATGCCGCGATCCGAAAGTGACGGTGCCTCGCGCGACGTACGTATCGGTCATGCTGATTCTCGTGTTCTTCGCCTTTGTTACGTGGACGATTGTCTGCGCGTACGGTCTTGCCGATGTGGTCACGGTCGCCACCAAACAGCCCGGCGATTTCTGGTTCATCCAGTCCGGCAAATATCTGGGCGGAGCGGTGACGACGGTGATGAGCTTTCTGCTGCTCAGCAGTATCTTCGCGAGTCTGTTGTCGTTTCATAACACGCTGGTGCGTTATATCCACGCGCTGAGTCTCGAGGGCATCCTGCCGCAAGTGCTTACCCGCGTGCACGAAAAGTACCGTTCGCCGTATAGGGCGAGCTATCTGCAAACGCTGTCCGTTTGCGTGCTGCTCGGGCTTTTCATCGCGGCGGGCAGCGATGCGTTCAACATCGTGTTCAGCTGGAGCTCTGCGCTCGGCACGATCGGCATTGTGATGTTGCAGGCGGTGACGAGTTTTTCGGTGATCGCGTTCTTCCGCAAGACGCGTAAGGACACGCGCGTATGGCACTCGTTAGTCGCACCGCTGGTGGGTGGTTTGGGTCTGCTCTATATCGGCGTGATTCTGGTGCGCAATCTCGACGCGCTCAGCGGCTCCGATAGTCCGATCGTCAAATCCTTTCCGTGGATCGTGTTCACGGTGGCGTGCGTCGGCGTG
- a CDS encoding AraC family transcriptional regulator: protein MKKVTLNGSFPMIRAAVMGPVVRALDASGAQCDALLEEFGMSRRLLSNPYEILPLTRYVAAFERAAEVLGESALGLRLGSELQVTELGPAGLVFFSSPTLNAALRKFSLALASWQNTTTCELLRDDEWPMWTYQIASPQIWPRRQDAEYSLSTMCHMVRLVRGAAWNPVEVHFEHAAPADLKPYARIFRVPVRFQQPFNGMILRPQDLDAPLKSADSQMARMMERHATDLIARDAMPHSIVEQVRDLVTRRLAHEKLIVADIAKDLGLSHRSLQRHLAEQGTSVRQILREERQRSVEGLLEREELTNAAIARAVGYADATVLWRATRNWKKQ, encoded by the coding sequence ATGAAAAAAGTCACGCTCAACGGCAGTTTCCCGATGATTCGCGCCGCGGTCATGGGACCGGTTGTGCGCGCTCTCGACGCATCGGGCGCGCAATGCGACGCGCTGCTGGAGGAGTTCGGCATGAGTCGGCGGCTCTTGTCCAATCCGTATGAAATTCTGCCGCTCACGCGTTATGTGGCCGCGTTCGAACGTGCCGCCGAAGTGCTCGGCGAGTCCGCACTCGGCTTGCGCCTCGGCAGCGAATTACAAGTGACGGAACTCGGGCCGGCGGGTCTGGTGTTCTTTTCGTCCCCCACCTTGAACGCGGCGTTGCGCAAGTTTTCGCTCGCGCTCGCGTCGTGGCAGAACACCACGACCTGCGAATTGCTACGCGACGACGAATGGCCGATGTGGACTTATCAGATCGCCAGTCCGCAAATCTGGCCGCGCCGGCAGGATGCGGAATACAGCCTCTCGACCATGTGCCATATGGTCCGGCTGGTGAGGGGAGCAGCGTGGAATCCGGTCGAAGTCCATTTTGAGCACGCAGCGCCCGCGGATCTCAAACCGTATGCGCGGATCTTTCGTGTGCCGGTGCGCTTTCAGCAGCCTTTCAACGGGATGATTCTGCGTCCGCAGGATCTCGACGCACCGCTCAAGAGCGCCGATTCGCAAATGGCGCGCATGATGGAGCGCCACGCGACCGACCTGATTGCACGCGATGCGATGCCCCACAGCATCGTCGAGCAGGTTCGCGATCTGGTTACGCGGCGTCTCGCGCACGAAAAGCTGATCGTTGCCGACATTGCGAAAGATCTCGGTCTCTCGCACCGCTCGTTGCAGCGGCACCTTGCGGAGCAGGGCACGTCCGTGCGGCAGATCCTGCGCGAGGAGCGGCAGCGCAGTGTGGAGGGGCTGCTCGAACGGGAAGAACTCACCAATGCGGCGATCGCCCGCGCAGTCGGTTATGCCGATGCGACCGTCTTGTGGCGCGCCACGCGCAACTGGAAAAAACAATAG
- a CDS encoding primary-amine oxidase — translation MNTNATKAAHVPVHPLDPLSGAEMQLACDLVKAAEKLDSHARFPMVELREPPKAEVVAFKTGEYFSRTAFVLAIDRTNGATIEFEVDLREKKIAARRVMPFGEAPYGQPPIMIDDFMNAEQIVKSDEAWRVAVMKRGLSEKDLERVQVDPFSAGCFDRENENGRRLVRCVSYYRETLTDNGYAHPIEGVLAVVDLLEKKVIELVDDGRIIPIPRAKHNYDTPSLGEPRSTLKPLSINQPDGPSFTIDGWHVNWQNWNFRVGFTPREGLVLHQLSWDDGKSARPIIYRASVTEMCVPYSDPSTNHYWKSAFDAGEYGLGKLANQLELGCDCLGTIRYFDIPSADDFGNAFVMRNAVCMHEEDYGTLWKHYEFRTGVFEMRRSRRLVISFFATVGNYDYGFYWYLYQDGTIQLECKLTGIVQTSAVADGDTYPWGGMITENLGGPTHQHFFNARMHMMVDGEHNTVTEHEFVPRPMGDTNPYGNVFDTTKRVLKTESEAARVASGNTGRYWKVFNPNVKNAVGANPGYKLVVNDSPLMLADERSKVRQRGGFATRHVWVTPFDPAERYASGDYPNQHSGGGGLPRYIEANRNIENEDIVLWHSFGHTHVCKPEDFPVMPVEYAGFMLKPNNFFPANPTMDLPAERDLNSVEDGKSPDHGCCKH, via the coding sequence ATGAACACGAATGCCACGAAAGCCGCTCACGTCCCCGTTCATCCGCTCGATCCGCTGAGCGGCGCAGAAATGCAGCTAGCGTGCGATCTCGTGAAAGCCGCGGAAAAACTCGATTCGCACGCGCGTTTTCCGATGGTGGAACTGCGCGAGCCGCCGAAAGCCGAAGTCGTGGCGTTCAAGACCGGCGAGTATTTTTCGCGGACAGCCTTCGTGCTTGCAATCGATCGGACGAATGGCGCGACGATCGAATTCGAGGTGGACCTGAGAGAAAAGAAGATCGCCGCGCGCCGCGTCATGCCATTCGGCGAGGCGCCTTACGGCCAGCCGCCGATCATGATCGACGACTTCATGAACGCGGAACAGATCGTCAAGAGCGACGAAGCATGGCGCGTGGCCGTGATGAAACGCGGCCTCAGCGAAAAAGATCTGGAACGCGTTCAGGTCGATCCGTTCTCGGCGGGCTGTTTCGATCGCGAGAACGAGAACGGCCGGCGTCTCGTGCGCTGCGTGAGCTACTACCGCGAAACGCTGACCGATAACGGCTATGCGCATCCTATTGAAGGCGTGCTCGCCGTGGTCGATCTGCTCGAAAAGAAGGTGATCGAACTCGTGGACGACGGCCGCATCATTCCGATTCCGCGCGCCAAACACAACTACGACACGCCGAGCCTCGGCGAGCCGCGCAGCACGCTCAAACCGCTCTCGATCAACCAGCCCGACGGCCCGAGCTTTACGATCGACGGCTGGCACGTGAACTGGCAGAACTGGAACTTTCGCGTCGGCTTTACGCCGCGTGAAGGACTCGTCCTGCATCAACTTTCGTGGGACGACGGCAAGAGCGCGCGACCGATCATCTACCGTGCGAGCGTCACGGAAATGTGCGTGCCCTACTCCGACCCGAGCACCAACCATTACTGGAAAAGCGCCTTCGACGCCGGCGAATACGGTCTCGGCAAACTCGCGAACCAGCTCGAACTGGGTTGCGATTGCCTCGGCACGATTCGCTATTTCGACATTCCGTCCGCGGACGACTTCGGCAATGCATTCGTGATGAGGAACGCCGTCTGCATGCACGAAGAAGACTACGGCACGCTGTGGAAGCACTATGAATTCCGCACCGGCGTGTTCGAAATGCGCCGCTCGCGTCGTCTCGTGATTTCCTTCTTCGCCACGGTCGGCAACTACGACTACGGCTTCTACTGGTATCTCTACCAGGACGGCACGATCCAGCTCGAATGCAAGCTGACCGGCATCGTGCAGACTTCGGCGGTCGCCGACGGCGATACCTATCCTTGGGGCGGCATGATCACGGAGAACCTCGGCGGCCCGACGCACCAGCACTTCTTCAATGCCCGCATGCATATGATGGTGGACGGCGAGCACAACACCGTGACCGAACATGAATTCGTGCCTCGTCCAATGGGCGACACCAACCCGTACGGCAATGTGTTCGACACGACGAAGCGCGTGTTGAAAACCGAAAGCGAAGCGGCCCGTGTCGCGAGCGGCAACACCGGCCGTTACTGGAAGGTCTTCAACCCGAACGTGAAGAATGCCGTCGGCGCGAATCCAGGCTACAAGCTGGTCGTGAACGACTCGCCGCTGATGCTCGCCGATGAACGTTCCAAGGTGCGCCAGCGCGGCGGCTTTGCCACGCGTCACGTATGGGTCACGCCGTTCGATCCGGCCGAGCGCTATGCCAGCGGCGATTACCCGAATCAGCATTCAGGCGGTGGCGGACTGCCGCGCTATATCGAAGCGAACCGCAACATCGAGAACGAAGACATCGTGCTGTGGCACAGCTTCGGCCACACACACGTGTGCAAGCCGGAGGACTTCCCGGTGATGCCGGTGGAATACGCGGGCTTCATGCTCAAGCCGAACAACTTCTTCCCGGCGAACCCGACCATGGACCTGCCCGCCGAGCGTGATCTGAACAGCGTTGAAGACGGAAAGTCCCCGGATCATGGTTGCTGCAAGCACTGA
- the styD gene encoding phenylacetaldehyde dehydrogenase StyD: protein MTEHKPAVTLPHTMFINGEKTGSAAGKTFPIFNPATAEAIAQIPDASEADIDHAARTSKAAFESDAWRRMPPAMREGLLLKLADLMERHSDELATLETLNQGKLIGFSKMLEVAGSVQWLRYMAGWATKIEGTTFDLSIPFPPGTRYNASTRRVPAGVVAAIVPWNFPLLMAVWKIAPALACGCTVVLKPAEETPLTAIRLAELAYEAGFPAGVFNVVTGRGETTGAALVRHPLVNKVTFTGSTEVGRIIGRQCADDLKRASLELGGKSPVIVLDDCDPRKAIEGAASAIFFNHGQVCTAGSRLYVARSIYDEVVQGIAAVADGITLGSGFDAATQMGPMVSARHRDKVAGMIAQGKDEGGEIVSRDARVESDGYFVRPTVIANRTRKPLSVVKEEVFGPVLVAMPYDDIDEVLIEANASEYGLGASVWTNQLDKALRLVDGIEAGTVWVNTHNMVDPAMPFGGFKASGIGREHGKAIIDTYTESKSVCIAY, encoded by the coding sequence ATGACTGAACACAAGCCAGCGGTGACGCTGCCACATACCATGTTCATCAACGGCGAAAAGACCGGCAGCGCTGCGGGCAAAACCTTCCCGATCTTCAATCCGGCCACCGCGGAAGCAATCGCGCAGATCCCCGACGCGTCGGAAGCGGATATCGATCACGCCGCTAGAACCTCGAAAGCCGCCTTCGAATCCGACGCGTGGCGCAGAATGCCGCCGGCCATGCGCGAAGGATTGCTGCTCAAGCTCGCCGACCTCATGGAGCGGCATAGCGACGAACTCGCCACGCTGGAAACGCTGAATCAAGGCAAGCTCATCGGCTTCTCGAAGATGCTGGAAGTCGCGGGCAGCGTGCAATGGTTGCGCTATATGGCCGGCTGGGCGACCAAGATCGAAGGCACGACGTTCGATCTGTCGATCCCCTTCCCGCCGGGCACGCGCTACAACGCGTCGACGAGGCGCGTGCCGGCCGGCGTGGTCGCAGCAATCGTTCCGTGGAATTTCCCGCTGCTGATGGCGGTATGGAAAATCGCCCCGGCGCTGGCCTGCGGTTGCACGGTAGTGCTCAAACCGGCAGAAGAAACGCCGTTGACCGCCATCCGGCTCGCTGAACTGGCGTATGAAGCGGGCTTCCCTGCCGGCGTATTCAACGTGGTCACCGGCCGAGGCGAAACCACCGGCGCGGCGCTCGTCCGGCATCCGCTGGTGAACAAGGTCACGTTCACCGGATCGACCGAGGTCGGGCGCATCATCGGCCGGCAATGCGCCGACGATCTGAAGCGCGCGTCGCTCGAATTGGGCGGCAAGAGCCCGGTAATCGTGCTCGACGACTGCGACCCGCGCAAGGCTATCGAAGGCGCGGCCAGCGCGATCTTTTTCAACCATGGGCAGGTTTGCACGGCAGGCTCGCGCCTGTACGTCGCACGTTCGATTTATGACGAAGTCGTGCAAGGCATCGCAGCCGTTGCCGACGGCATCACACTCGGCTCCGGTTTCGATGCCGCGACGCAGATGGGCCCAATGGTTTCCGCGCGGCACCGCGACAAGGTTGCCGGCATGATCGCGCAAGGCAAGGACGAAGGCGGAGAGATCGTGTCGCGCGATGCGCGCGTGGAGAGCGACGGCTACTTCGTGCGGCCGACGGTGATCGCCAATCGCACCCGCAAGCCGCTTTCCGTCGTCAAGGAAGAGGTGTTCGGACCGGTGCTGGTGGCCATGCCCTACGACGACATCGATGAAGTGCTGATTGAGGCGAACGCCTCCGAGTACGGACTCGGCGCGAGCGTCTGGACCAACCAGCTCGACAAGGCGTTGCGGCTGGTGGATGGCATCGAGGCCGGAACCGTCTGGGTCAACACGCACAACATGGTCGATCCGGCCATGCCGTTCGGCGGCTTCAAGGCGTCCGGCATCGGCCGCGAACACGGCAAGGCGATCATCGACACCTATACGGAGAGCAAGTCGGTCTGTATTGCTTATTGA
- a CDS encoding LysR substrate-binding domain-containing protein, translating to MPALNALKAFEVAGRTGSFTRAAELLNVTQSAVSRQVRQLEAQLGETLLQRHHHHLELSAAGRILLQALQQSFDRIELTVRGLQEKTHRNRLRINAPPTFTSRWLMPRLGRLRDAHPQLELSLSTRVDDNLAESGVLDCAIRFGNGEWEGVDSRLLMNERHIAVCSPALLARAAGRAAIDLNQFTLLHVLASADQRYLTWQHWLKAAGIENVDTRGGYEFDLLDHAIRAAIDGLGVTIADRHMIARELAEGQLVQVLNVHVDGHQSYWFVTRSEQDDLPHVALFRDWLQQEIWLSGRALDASESAPMSDED from the coding sequence ATGCCCGCGCTGAATGCGCTCAAAGCCTTCGAAGTGGCCGGCCGCACGGGCAGCTTTACCCGCGCCGCGGAACTGCTCAACGTCACGCAAAGCGCGGTCAGCCGCCAGGTCCGGCAACTCGAGGCACAACTGGGCGAGACGCTGTTGCAGCGTCATCACCATCATCTGGAACTCTCCGCCGCCGGCCGGATTCTTCTGCAGGCGTTGCAGCAATCGTTCGACCGGATCGAACTCACGGTTCGCGGGCTGCAGGAGAAAACTCACCGCAACCGTCTGCGTATCAATGCGCCGCCCACCTTCACGAGCCGCTGGCTGATGCCGCGTCTCGGCCGCTTGCGTGACGCGCATCCGCAGCTCGAACTGAGTCTGTCGACGCGCGTCGACGATAACCTCGCGGAATCCGGCGTGCTCGACTGCGCGATCCGCTTTGGCAATGGCGAGTGGGAAGGCGTGGATAGCCGGCTATTGATGAACGAGCGGCATATCGCCGTCTGCTCGCCCGCCTTGCTCGCGCGAGCGGCGGGCCGTGCGGCGATCGACCTGAATCAGTTCACGCTGCTGCACGTGCTGGCGAGCGCCGATCAGCGCTACCTCACCTGGCAGCATTGGTTGAAAGCGGCGGGAATTGAAAACGTCGATACGCGCGGCGGTTACGAATTCGATCTGCTCGACCACGCGATTCGCGCCGCGATCGACGGACTCGGCGTGACGATCGCCGACCGTCACATGATCGCGCGCGAACTCGCGGAAGGCCAACTCGTGCAGGTGCTGAACGTGCATGTGGACGGGCATCAGTCGTACTGGTTCGTCACCCGTAGCGAGCAGGACGATCTGCCACACGTCGCGCTGTTTCGCGACTGGCTGCAGCAGGAGATCTGGTTGAGCGGACGCGCGCTCGATGCGTCGGAATCGGCGCCTATGAGCGACGAGGATTGA
- a CDS encoding GMC family oxidoreductase N-terminal domain-containing protein, with protein MNYDYIIVGAGSAGCILANRLSASGQYSVLLLEAGGKDSSFWFKIPVGFTKTYYNETYNWMYYSEPEKELDNRPIYCPRGKVQGGSGSINAMIFVRGQPHDFDDWAAAGNRGWAFRDVLPYFRKLESHPLGNTEYHGADGPIRISPMKDAVHPICHVFLKGCDQAGYQRSDDFNGAQFEGAGIYDVNTRNGQRSSSSFEYLHPVLSRKNLRVERDVLVSRVLFDGNQRAIGVSVTQNGVARQFMATREVILSAGAVDSPKLLQLSGVGDSALLAKHRIAMVKDLPAVGQNLQDHLCVSFYYRSNMKTLNDEMRPLLGKLKLGLQYLLTRKGPLAMSVNQSGGFFKGSEREAQPNLQLYFNPLSYRIPKSNKANLEPEPYSGFLLAFNPCRPTSRGSIEIASNRAEDAAKIRINALSTEKDISEVIQGCELVRKVMASPALKAITVEEISPGPQVNTREGFLQYFREQSGSIYHLCGSCAMGDDPRTSVVDARLRVHGLAGLRVVDASIFPNITSGNINAPTMMVAEKGADMILADAASQAAYRPDVAELAAAA; from the coding sequence ATGAACTACGATTACATTATCGTCGGCGCGGGTTCGGCGGGCTGCATTCTCGCCAATCGCCTGTCGGCGTCGGGCCAATACTCGGTGCTGCTGCTCGAAGCAGGCGGCAAGGACAGCTCGTTCTGGTTCAAGATTCCAGTGGGTTTCACCAAGACGTACTACAACGAAACCTACAACTGGATGTACTACAGCGAGCCGGAAAAGGAACTCGACAACCGGCCGATTTATTGTCCTCGCGGCAAGGTGCAAGGCGGCTCGGGCTCGATCAACGCGATGATCTTCGTGCGCGGCCAGCCGCACGATTTCGACGATTGGGCCGCTGCCGGCAACAGGGGCTGGGCGTTTCGCGACGTGCTGCCGTATTTCCGCAAGCTCGAATCGCATCCGCTCGGCAACACGGAATATCACGGTGCCGACGGCCCGATCCGCATCTCGCCGATGAAAGACGCGGTGCATCCGATCTGCCATGTGTTCCTCAAGGGCTGTGATCAGGCGGGCTACCAGCGCAGCGACGACTTCAACGGCGCGCAATTCGAAGGCGCTGGTATTTACGACGTGAATACGCGCAACGGGCAGCGTTCGTCGAGCAGTTTCGAGTATCTGCATCCGGTGCTCTCACGCAAGAACCTGCGGGTCGAGCGCGACGTGCTGGTAAGCCGCGTTCTATTCGACGGCAACCAACGCGCGATCGGCGTGAGCGTCACGCAGAACGGTGTCGCACGGCAATTCATGGCGACGCGCGAAGTGATCCTGTCCGCGGGCGCGGTCGATTCGCCGAAGCTGCTGCAACTCTCCGGCGTGGGTGACAGCGCGTTACTGGCGAAGCATCGCATCGCAATGGTCAAGGATCTGCCCGCCGTGGGCCAGAACCTGCAAGATCATCTGTGCGTGAGCTTCTACTACCGCTCGAACATGAAGACGCTGAACGACGAGATGCGGCCGTTGCTCGGCAAGCTCAAGCTCGGTCTGCAGTATCTGCTGACGCGCAAGGGACCGCTCGCGATGAGCGTGAACCAGTCGGGCGGCTTCTTCAAGGGCAGCGAACGCGAGGCGCAGCCGAACCTGCAGTTGTACTTCAATCCGCTGTCGTACCGGATTCCGAAGAGCAATAAGGCGAATCTCGAACCTGAACCGTATTCGGGCTTTCTGCTGGCATTCAATCCGTGCCGGCCGACAAGCCGTGGTTCGATCGAGATCGCATCGAATCGCGCCGAGGACGCCGCGAAGATCCGTATCAATGCGCTGAGCACGGAGAAAGACATCAGCGAAGTGATCCAGGGTTGCGAACTGGTGCGCAAGGTGATGGCTTCGCCGGCACTGAAGGCGATTACGGTCGAGGAGATTTCGCCGGGACCGCAGGTGAACACGCGGGAAGGTTTTCTGCAGTACTTCCGCGAGCAATCGGGGTCGATCTACCACCTGTGCGGTTCGTGCGCGATGGGCGACGATCCGCGCACCTCGGTGGTCGATGCGCGGTTGCGCGTGCATGGCCTTGCCGGCCTGCGCGTGGTCGATGCATCGATCTTTCCGAATATCACGTCGGGCAATATCAATGCGCCCACCATGATGGTCGCGGAAAAGGGCGCCGACATGATTCTCGCGGACGCGGCGAGTCAGGCCGCGTACCGTCCCGACGTGGCCGAGCTGGCTGCCGCGGCTTGA